The following coding sequences are from one Sesamum indicum cultivar Zhongzhi No. 13 linkage group LG11, S_indicum_v1.0, whole genome shotgun sequence window:
- the LOC105173459 gene encoding uncharacterized protein At1g28695-like — MDHSKNNIKNLAILSLIIATIILLCSWDPFNDTSSLLQNRSSDSASLLRLIPQNDELQTALEKASMPNKTVVLTVINKAYVDPPVTGDSPSMFDLFLEAFWAGEGTRPLVEHLLVVAVDETAHERCLFRRLNCYRLRAEEDDSGNGGGDDFAGEKVYMSDEFIEMMWWRTRFLLDVLRRGYDFIFTDTDVLWLRNPFTRLSTNQTLDLQISTDSFNGNSTSEDNPINTGFYFIRSNEKTATLFRRWYGMRTNSTGLKEQDVLQNMIRDKGVIGELGLNVRFLNTLYFSGFCKDSRDVGVVATVHANCCRSIRAKVADLKRVLRDWKRFKNEENVDFGGPRDGMRNFTWSKHTYCINSWHKRF; from the exons ATGGATCATTCCAAAAACAACATCAAAAATCTCGCGATCCTCTCCTTAATCATCGCAACCATCATTCTTCTCTGTTCTTGGGATCCCTTCAACGACACATCCTCGCTCTTACAGAACCGTTCCTCAGACTCCGCCTCCCTTCTTCGGCTGATTCCGCAGAACGATGAGCTCCAAACAGCTCTTGAGAAGGCCTCAATGCCCAACAAGACGGTGGTCCTCACCGTCATCAACAAAGCGTACGTCGACCCTCCGGTAACCGGCGACTCGCCTTCGATGTTCGACCTTTTCCTCGAGGCTTTTTGGGCGGGAGAAGGAACCCGGCCGCTCGTCGAACACTTATTGGTAGTGGCGGTGGATGAGACGGCTCACGAGAGGTGCTTGTTCCGGCGGTTGAACTGTTATAGACTGCGGGCTGAGGAAGACGATTCCGGCAACGGGGGCGGAGATGATTTCGCCGGCGAAAAGGTTTACATGTCGGATGAGTTTATAGAGATGATGTGGTGGAGAACACGTTTTCTGTTGGATGTTCTCAGGCGAGGATACGACTTCATCTTCACG GACACTGATGTATTATGGCTAAGGAATCCATTCACACGACTTAGCACGAACCAAACATTAGACCTACAAATAAGCACCGACTCTTTCAACGGCAACTCAACATCGGAAGACAACCCAATCAACACAGGATTTTACTTTATCAGATCAAACGAAAAGACTGCAACATTGTTCCGAAGATGGTACGGCATGAGGACGAACTCAACAGGACTAAAAGAGCAGGATGTACTGCAGAACATGATACGAGACAAGGGTGTGATTGGGGAGTTAGGTCTAAACGTAAGGTTTCTTAATACCTTGTATTTCAGTGGGTTTTGCAAGGACAGTCGAGATGTTGGGGTGGTGGCCACAGTCCACGCCAATTGCTGCCGGAGTATTAGAGCCAAGGTGGCTGATTTGAAGAGGGTTTTGAGAGACTGGAAGAGGTTCAAGAACGAGGAGAATGTTGATTTTGGTGGTCCGAGAGATGGTATGAGGAACTTTACGTGgtccaaacatacatattgTATAAATTCGTGGCATAAAAGGTTTTAG
- the LOC105173460 gene encoding tubulin-folding cofactor A, which produces MATVRNLKIKASTCKRIVKELHSYEKEVEREAAKTADMKAKGADPYDLKQQENVLAESRMMVPDCRKRLEAALSDIKGTLAELEESGQKEGPEFDDARSIIAEVEQLFQSSEL; this is translated from the exons ATGGCCACGGTGAGGAATTTGAAGATAAAGGCATCAACGTGCAAGAGAATAGTGAAGGAGCTCCACTCGTACGAGAAAGAGGTCGAGAGAGAGGCTGCTAAAACCGCCGATATGAAGGCCAAGGGCGCCGATCCGTATGACCTTAAACAGCAG GAAAACGTGCTGGCCGAATCAAGAATGATGGTTCCTGACTGCCGCAAGCGCCTAGAGGCTGCTCTAAGCGACATTAAAGGCACACTG GCTGAGCTGGAGGAGTCTGGCCAAAAGGAAGGTCCGGAGTTTGATGATGCTCGGAGCATCATTGCAGAGGTTGAACAGCTATTCCAATCTTCAGAACTGTAG
- the LOC105173457 gene encoding cytochrome c oxidase-assembly factor COX23, mitochondrial isoform X1: protein MASSKVQSPAYPSAARLADSECYPAYTASLKCLEVFNSDKSKCQEHFDVYKECKKKEREARLERNRNRSLFS, encoded by the exons ATGGCGTCATCGAAAGTGCAATCACCGGCGTATCCGAGTGCTGCCAGACTCGCCGATTCTGAATGCTATCCTGCTTACACTGCCTCCCTTAAAT GTTTAGAAGTATTTAACAGCGACAAGAGCAAATGCCAAGAACATTTTGACGTTTACAAGGAGTGCAAGAAAAAGGAG AGGGAAGCACGGCTGGAACGCAACCGGAACCGTTCTCTCTTCTCATGA
- the LOC105173457 gene encoding cytochrome c oxidase-assembly factor COX23, mitochondrial isoform X2 produces the protein MASSKVQSPAYPSAARLADSECYPAYTASLKCLEVFNSDKSKCQEHFDVYKECKKKEFFP, from the exons ATGGCGTCATCGAAAGTGCAATCACCGGCGTATCCGAGTGCTGCCAGACTCGCCGATTCTGAATGCTATCCTGCTTACACTGCCTCCCTTAAAT GTTTAGAAGTATTTAACAGCGACAAGAGCAAATGCCAAGAACATTTTGACGTTTACAAGGAGTGCAAGAAAAAGGAG TTTTTTCCTTGA
- the LOC105173458 gene encoding rac-like GTP-binding protein 5 produces MSCSTASNSANAATVTKFIKCVTVGDGAVGKTCLLISYTSNTFPSDYVPTVFDNFSANVSVDGQTVNLGLWDTAGQEDYNRLRPLSYRGADVFLLAFSLISRPSFENISKKWVPELRHYAPSVPIVLVGTKLDLREDKQFKKDYPGACTISTEQGEELKKQIGAVAYVECSAKTQQNVKAVFDAAIKVVLRPPKLKKQKTRYKSCRLL; encoded by the exons ATGAGTTGTAGTACTGCTAGTAATAGTGCAAATGCTGCCACGGTTACCAAATTCATTAAATGTGTGACAGTTGGGGATGGTGCTGTTGGGAAGACATGCCTTCTCATCTCCTACACCAGCAACACCTTTCCATCT GATTATGTTCCGACTGTTTTTGATAACTTTAGTGCCAATGTCTCTGTTGATGGGCAAACTGTGAATCTGGGCTTGTGGGATACTGCTG gtcaagaAGACTACAACAGACTTAGGCCACTTAGTTACAGAGGAGCCGATGTTTTCCTCCTTGCATTCTCTCTCATAAGTAGGCCAAGCTTTGAGAACATATCGAAGAAA TGGGTCCCGGAGCTACGGCATTATGCTCCCTCAGTGCCCATTGTTCTTGTGGGGACAAAACTAG ATCTAAGAGAGGATAAGCAGTTCAAAAAGGATTATCCAGGGGCATGCACTATTTCCACCGAACAG GGTGAAGAGCTGAAGAAGCAAATAGGAGCAGTGGCCTATGTTGAGTGCAGCGCCAAGACGCAGCAG AACGTTAAGGCCGTGTTTGACGCGGCGATAAAGGTGGTCCTCCGGCCTCCGAAGCTGAAGAAGCAGAAAACAAGATACAAATCATGCCGCCTTCTTTAA